TAACTGTTTGACTGTAGGTACAGTTATGCGCCCTGTTACAGATAAATTCAATGTAACACGTGCAAAACTCGCTTATATCATCGATGCTACAGCAGCACCTATCTGTATTATTGCTCCAGTATCCAGCTGGGCAGCAGCAGTCAGCTCTTCACTTCCGGAAGACAGTGCAATTGATGGTTTTTCTTTATTCTTGCAGACAATTCCATTTAATATGTATGCATGGTTTACTATCATCTTCATGTTGTTCTTGATTTGGACTGGCAAAGATTTTGCAGCAATGAAAACTTTGGAACAAAAGAGCAATGGTAAATTAATTATTCCTGAAGAATATAAAGATGAACAAATGGAAGTAGTAGGTAATGGTAAAATCTTAGATTTATTATTACCGCTCATTGTTTTAATTGGTGGCTGTATCTTCGGTATGCTTTATACTGGCGGTATTTTAGAAGGTACTAGCGTATCTGATGCATTTGCTAATTGTGAATCTGCTAGAGGTTTAGTTATCGGCTCATTCATCGCTTTAGTATTCACCTTCGTACTTTACGTACCACGTGGCGTGCTTCGTTTTGGTAAATTCTGCGAATGTTTTAACCAAGGCTTTAGAGCTATGACACCAGCTATCTTTATCTTATGTCTTGCTTGGAGCTTATCCGGTGTTTGCGGTGAAGATTACTTGAATATCGGTGGTTATGTTGGCGGTATCGTATCCAACAATGCTACTGTAGGCATGTTCATGCCAGCATTATTCTTCCTCGTAGCTATCGGTCTTGCATTTGCGACTGGTACATCTTGGGGTACTTTTGGTATCTTAATTCCGATTGCACTCGCTGTAGTATCTTCTGATGCTCATCTTTTAGTTGTTACAGTAGCAGCTGTATTAGCTGGTGCTGTAGGCGGTGACCATGTATCACCAATATCGGATACAACTATTTTGGCATCTGCTGGTGCTCAGTGTAGCCATATTGACCATGTAAGTACACAGGTTCCATATGTAATCGTAGTAGCTACATGTGCATTTATTGGCTATTTAGCAGCAGGTATTGCAGGCAGTGGCACAATAGGCGTTATTGTAGGATTTGTAGTTCTTGTATGTGTTATGGCTTATATCTATAAATTTTTAATGAAGAATTAAATAATATTTAAAAATAAATGTTAGGATAAAATTTTATTCTAGCATTTATTTTTTATAAGGATGTTTTAAGAAATTTTGTATTAATGCATATATTGATACATATAGTATTGGTTGTACTAGTTAATTAAAAGCCTATTAATTAAAAGCTTGACGCATTTTAGCTATATGTATAAAATAGAATTTAATGAAAAAGGAAAAATAATACATAGAAATAAATTTGGAGGAATTTTATGTATAAGAAAGTAATAGTGACAACAGCAATGTTATCCATGTTGGCGGCAACATCTTTTGCAGCTGATAAGACTGATGATGATACATTGTATATGGGATTGAATACTGTACCGATAGAAGTGGGCGCGGATGATACTGCCGTTTTTAAACCAGCAGCTATAACTTCTATATCGGATTATAATCATCAATATCGTTTATATAAATATGATGTTATATCAGTGCGCATAATCGGCTTTAGAGATGCGCAAGGTTTAGATAATATCATGATAGGTACAGATGGCTATGTAAATCTGCCATATGCTGGTTCTGTAAAGCTTGCTGGACTTACATTAGAAGAAGCAAAAGCAGTGCTGATGCAGAAATTCAGCAAGTATTTAAAGATACCAGATATGTCAGTTATGGTTACTTCTTATGGACCACGTAAAGTTCAAGTATTAGGCGAAGTTAATAATCCAGGAACGGTAGAACTTGCTTCTGATGATATGAATGTGACGAATGCCATATCTAAAGCTGGCTGGGTTACAACGTATGGTCGCATAAAAAAAGCGCAAGTAATTCGCATAATTGATGGCACTATGTATATAAAGGAAGCTAATATTAAAAATTACATTGAAAAACATGATATCACACAGAATTTAGCTTTAGAAGATGGCGATATTGTATTTATTCCTAAATCCAATAAAATCGATTATAAACAAGATATTTTGCCACTTCTCAATATTTATACTACTTATAAGGCAATTACAGATTAATAGGAGGACAAAGAGTGGATAATATAAATAATAATGATAGTTCAATTGATTTAAGAAAATTATTCTCCATAATGGGAGAGCAAAAGAAAATAATCATACCGATTATAGTGATATGTACAGTGGTCGCTATTGTGATTGCATTTGTATTGCCAAAAACATATCAGTCAAATACACTGGTTAGAATAAAATCTTCTAGCAATTCATCTATGTCAGGTATGGCCGCTATGGCAGCAGGTCTTGGTATAGATATAGGGGGCTCATCTTCTGCTAATCCGGAAAATTATGTAGAGCTTATGAAATCTAGAGAAGTATTAGAGCCGATTATGGAACAGGTGGATATGCCGGAAGAGGATAAAGAGAAACTCACTACAGAAGATTTCATTAAAGAATATTTAGAGATTACAAATACGAGAAAGACTGATTTAATTAATATTGCAGCATATGGTAAAACGCCAGAAGAAGCTCAGATGATTTCTCAAGCAGTAGCAGATAATTTTCTTACTTTGATGACAAAATTAAATAAGGAAGATAATTCATCAGTACTTAAATTTTTAAATGACCGCATGAGCATCGCTAAAGAAGAGATGGAAACAGCAGAAAATAAATTGCAAGCTTATCAGCAGGAAAAAGGTATTTATTCCCCTAATGATCAAACTAAAGCTCTTGTTGATAAACTTGATGATTATGATAAAAAGATTGCTCAATTAGAAGCACAAGAGCAAGCTAATAGTGCTAAACTTCAAGATGTGACAGGACAGTTAGAACAACAAAATAG
The window above is part of the Megamonas hypermegale genome. Proteins encoded here:
- a CDS encoding Na+/H+ antiporter NhaC family protein, with protein sequence MVESAWSLLPPIITIVLALATKEVYMSLIVGIFVGALMFTGFNILAAIDAFFAIMSDKVGGNVYILVFLVLLGIIVAAIARSGASRAYGEWAARVIKGKRSSLLVTSILGVVIFIDDYFNCLTVGTVMRPVTDKFNVTRAKLAYIIDATAAPICIIAPVSSWAAAVSSSLPEDSAIDGFSLFLQTIPFNMYAWFTIIFMLFLIWTGKDFAAMKTLEQKSNGKLIIPEEYKDEQMEVVGNGKILDLLLPLIVLIGGCIFGMLYTGGILEGTSVSDAFANCESARGLVIGSFIALVFTFVLYVPRGVLRFGKFCECFNQGFRAMTPAIFILCLAWSLSGVCGEDYLNIGGYVGGIVSNNATVGMFMPALFFLVAIGLAFATGTSWGTFGILIPIALAVVSSDAHLLVVTVAAVLAGAVGGDHVSPISDTTILASAGAQCSHIDHVSTQVPYVIVVATCAFIGYLAAGIAGSGTIGVIVGFVVLVCVMAYIYKFLMKN
- a CDS encoding polysaccharide biosynthesis/export family protein gives rise to the protein MYKKVIVTTAMLSMLAATSFAADKTDDDTLYMGLNTVPIEVGADDTAVFKPAAITSISDYNHQYRLYKYDVISVRIIGFRDAQGLDNIMIGTDGYVNLPYAGSVKLAGLTLEEAKAVLMQKFSKYLKIPDMSVMVTSYGPRKVQVLGEVNNPGTVELASDDMNVTNAISKAGWVTTYGRIKKAQVIRIIDGTMYIKEANIKNYIEKHDITQNLALEDGDIVFIPKSNKIDYKQDILPLLNIYTTYKAITD
- a CDS encoding GumC family protein encodes the protein MDNINNNDSSIDLRKLFSIMGEQKKIIIPIIVICTVVAIVIAFVLPKTYQSNTLVRIKSSSNSSMSGMAAMAAGLGIDIGGSSSANPENYVELMKSREVLEPIMEQVDMPEEDKEKLTTEDFIKEYLEITNTRKTDLINIAAYGKTPEEAQMISQAVADNFLTLMTKLNKEDNSSVLKFLNDRMSIAKEEMETAENKLQAYQQEKGIYSPNDQTKALVDKLDDYDKKIAQLEAQEQANSAKLQDVTGQLEQQNSSLLEYNISDNDAIMNLRTAIVNKQVELVGLQQRYTEEHPDVIRAREELAELKKSLDREIQSAVNSKSATLTPVQGNLLMEKVQTETAEAVTSASLDALKAKQQEAEGNMSTLSADSVEYMRLLREKNITSEVYTNLVKAYENTRIQEAQESMDIQIIDAANLPREDMPAKPNKKLIAVIGFVFGIIISFGYTLYVYNKRYGL